Below is a genomic region from Spirosoma radiotolerans.
CGACCGTCGACAGGCCGTAGCTGATCCATTTACCGTCGGGCGAAACCTGCGGGTCGCTGATCGTTTGGAGTCGGTAGATATCCTTTGTACTGATAGGCCGCTTTTTTACTGGCGTCTGCGCCTGCGTCGCGAGCGTTGAGAAGAATAGGAAAGCTAAAAGTAGCGATCGGTTTTTCATGGTTATCAATATGAGTGATAGCGCGAACGTCTTCGTTCGTGCTGATTATTCTTCGGCCTCTGGCCGTTTGACGATTACTTGCTTTCGGCCAGAGGCCGGTGAATAGTCAGCACGAACGAAGACGTTCGCGCTATCCATACTGCAAATTTGTACTAATATACTTACCCCGCCAGTTCTTTCAGCGCCTGCACAAACGTGTCCAGTTCGGCAGTCGTTGTGTACAGGTGGGGCGTAACGCGGACGCCCTGCACGGGCGGTGAGTCGATGGCAACGGTGAATAGTTTGTATTTCTCGAATAAGGCTTTCGCCAGTTCGGCGGGCGTTTTACCCACGATGCCCACGTTTGCGATGGCGCAGGAACGGGCGGGTGCTTCGGGGGTATTCAGCGTTATGTTCGGGTGGTGCCGCACCTGGTCTGTCCAGTAGCGTTGCAGGTAACGAAGTCGTGCTTCTTTACGCTCGATTCCAATGCTGTTATGAAAGGCAATGGCATCCTGAATAGCCAGATCAGTTGCTACAGGGTGGGTGCCGGTATGGTTTAGTTTTCGAATATCAGTATCCGCCACGCTGCTATCAGCAAATAGAGGCCAAAGACCCGCAATTTTGTCCCGGCGCACATACAGAATACCCGCCCCCAGGGGTGTGCCAAGCCATTTGTGTAAACTGCTGGCATAATAATCAACATTGCCCAGATCGCTCATTGTAAAGTTCAACTGCCCGAATGCGTGGGCACCGTCGACCAATACCTCAACTCCACGCTTATGCGCCATGTCAGTGAGCTGACGGATCGGTAAAATCTGCCCGGTGATGTTGACCATGTGGCAAACCATCAGCAACCGGGTTTTGGGCGTAATGGCTTTCTCGTAGAGACTCACGATCTCCGCATCGGATTTGGGGTTATTCGGGAGCGACACCACCCGATTCACAATGCCGTGCCGACGGGCCTGGAGCTTGAACATATCCAGCATGGCACCGTAATCCTGTTGGGCCATAATGGCCTCATCGCCCGATTTCCAGTTCAAGCCCCCAATGACGGTGTCGAGCGATTCCGTTGTGTTTCGGGTGATGATTAACTCGTCGGGGGAGCAACCCAGCAACTTCGCCAGCTGAGTTTGGGAGACCCGCTTGTCGTCGAACTGGCGCGTTCGCATGTAATAAGACGACACCGAATTGATAGCCTGGATGTGTTTCAGGTAACGATCCATTACTGGCTGGGCCGCCAGCGAATAATAGCCGTTTTCGAGCTGAATGAAATCGGTCGTGACC
It encodes:
- a CDS encoding aminotransferase class V-fold PLP-dependent enzyme, which gives rise to MSPLSKRQFLKSLVGTAALSTWAGLDKALASAATTPPLALAQQEDFWATIRAVYPVTTDFIQLENGYYSLAAQPVMDRYLKHIQAINSVSSYYMRTRQFDDKRVSQTQLAKLLGCSPDELIITRNTTESLDTVIGGLNWKSGDEAIMAQQDYGAMLDMFKLQARRHGIVNRVVSLPNNPKSDAEIVSLYEKAITPKTRLLMVCHMVNITGQILPIRQLTDMAHKRGVEVLVDGAHAFGQLNFTMSDLGNVDYYASSLHKWLGTPLGAGILYVRRDKIAGLWPLFADSSVADTDIRKLNHTGTHPVATDLAIQDAIAFHNSIGIERKEARLRYLQRYWTDQVRHHPNITLNTPEAPARSCAIANVGIVGKTPAELAKALFEKYKLFTVAIDSPPVQGVRVTPHLYTTTAELDTFVQALKELAG